The DNA segment CCTTCTCCACGCTGGCGTCGTCATGGCGACCGTAACACGACTGAGGGGAGAACATTAGAATGTTCAGTCCTCATCCTGAAAACTTGAGTGTTTTCATGAATGAAGTTTCCGGCTGCATACGTTCATCAATGTCGAGCAAGGAAGCCCATGTCCCACAGAGGAGACGAGGCATTCATCCACATGCTCACTGATACAATAACTTGTTAAAGCAATTCAGCCCTATTCACATGGCTTATCGCACAGGGCATGTTGGAATGGACAGGATGTGATGCGTGTCACGGAGCCTAGTGCtacgagaggaggaggtgtgtgatgTCGCTTCACTCACCTCCAGCTCGGCCCTCTGCTCTGAGGTCATGACCCCCAGCGCCGTGACAACCAGCCAGCTGCACTTGTTGTCCTGGATGTCTGTACCAATCTTCCCCGTCACTGCAGGGTCGCCGTAGCAATCCAGGTAGTCGTCCTGGCAACAGCAAAGCATcgtcaacaaaaacacacatgcttgtAGTAGACAGAACCGCTAAACCTTGGCTGGCCTTTTACTGCAGGAGTTCAAGGAAGCGGGTTATGCTAGCAGTGGTGTTTCTGTTTCACCTGTATCTGGAAGAACTCTCCCATCTCCAGTAAAATGTGCTTGGCATTGTTGTGTTCCTCCTCGCTCTGAATCCCCGCCTGCAGAGACAGCACAGGACACAGTTAAAACACCAAGctctacattttatatttaaaactcaTATGTTTACACCTTCCTGCCATAgttaattccttgtttgtgccaACTTACTTAgcgaataaagctgattctgattctgagctgGTATATCTATACTGTTACACATACTATTGTAGTTACAGGTCCATCAATGTTACACACTCACCATATACATAGCAGCCGCCACAGGGAGATAAAAGGAGTAGAAGGCAGTCTTGTACTTGACTATCGCTTTGTatctgagagtgagagtgagagtgagagagagagagagaagataatgCAGGTTTTATCCCCAAATAAAATCCAACGTGTTAGCAACACAACAGTACATTTCTGTTCTAAAGACCTCAATCCTGTTCTACGTCCAGTTCCCTCATCGTTCAGTCTTGGCTCCCTGCCTCACCTTTCCATCGAGAATCTGTTGAGGTCGATCTGGCCAGGAGGAGCCGTCATGAGGTCCAGAGCTTGACCCAGCTCTGTCTGAAAGGATGTCtgatacacagagacacacacatcattatgagcttgtctgtgcctgtgtgtgtgtgtgcctgtgtgtgtgtgtgcgtgtgcatgtgtgtgcctgtgtgtgtgtgtgcgtgtgcatgtgtgtgcctgtgtgtgtgtgcgtgtgcatgtgtgtgcctgtgtgtgtgtgtcagacaatgGCAGCCAAATCCGAGAGCCTGTGTaacctgtgtgcatgtgctacCTCCATGAAGAGCTCCAGCAGGTGTAGGTAGTAGTGCTGTCCTCTGCAGTGTCTACGCAGCAGCCTGTAAATCGCCCCCTCCAGCAGGTAAGAGTCGTTGATGGCGTCTAGACCAACTCCATCCTGGAAAAACCAAACAGTCTTAtctcctgttgttgttgttcatcaTGATCAagaggccagacagacagacaggcagacagactcacCCTCTTGTACCAGCAGGGCTGTCCTCTACGAGTCACAGAGGCATCCATGATGTCATCAGCTACCAGGAAGAAAGCTTGAagctacacagacagacaggtataaCTGACTATAGCTAGGACAGACAGCAACACCTGACCTACAATTAAGTGTATTTTGTAACTTTGATTCTGTGTTAGTGACTTGCCGTTGGTGTGTGAAAACTGAGGAAAACATGTCATTTTCATGCTCAATAATGATTGGTCCATGCTCTTACCAGCTCAATGCACCACCCAACCAGGAGGGCCCTTTGCACTGTGTCATGAGTGAGTTCAAAGGGAGGGACTAGCTCTCGCAGGGAACCAATTACAGAAAGACCTCGGTTTCTCTTGCCTCCAGGTGCATTGTATATCAACACCTGggagacagagcaggagagacacagagaaagagagggaaagagtttAAGGGAAATATAAAACGTTTCTGATCACACACCCCTGTGCTCAAATAAGGCACACAAGACAAAGTTTACAACACAGCTTGACAGCCTTCCAGTTTCGCCCATTTACTCTCTCCTGACTGACACTAATGGATGGTTACCTCTCTTAGTCTGTTGAGAGCATCCGCAAGGACGGCGTCTGTTAAGTCCTTCTCCGTCAGTTCGGTGACCAGCTCCTGGAACTGGGCTTCAAACAACTCGGGGTCCGACTGCTCTGACCCCAAGGAGTGTGTCCCGTTGCAACGACTGTCACCCTGCacaacagacaggggagaagaggacagTTACTATAATTAGTAGGTTACCTTGGCAAGAGACGCAGAATCCTAGCTAGCTAACTCTAGCTGGCTGGCAGCGTTGGTCTGACCAGGCTGAAATCTCTTCGTGCtcggctggctagctagctagtttagaACTAGCGCTAGCTTTGTcatgtgtaacagacgtggtcttgcaagctccgtcagaggtatcgggcaaatcgtcccgcactgggttcgaacttaccacctctggcttcccaagcgccaccactaccaactacgccaacgaaaagctagctattcgttgacgcgggtggcctgttacatacctgaggagtgagtttcaccgatacacatcggctacacaTGCATTGATTACGTTTAAAATAAGACAACATTAACTCCTTACCATAGTGTGCCCGTCTTCGTCTGCAGTGACACTGGAGGTAAGTCTGTCTAAGCTGCTTCTGTCGTTGCTTTTAGTTTAGGGAAGGAGATCTGTGCGTTGTAGTTTTCTCTGCCGTTCCAATCAATTTTATCGCTTAGACAGTGGACTAACTCTCCCGACAGCCTTCGCGCGTCGCGACATGGGCGTGGACCAACAAGGCTTCATATGACATCGAGAATTTTCATTCGCTATTGCCATCGAACCAGGATGGGCTTTTGAGACATCTAACCAATAGGACTCATGAAAAATAAAAGCGTACATGGTCGGTGGGCTGGTGGTGTGTCTGATGATAGCTTGTAGGAGGCTCAAGGTAAGGTTCCATAATAGACCTGCCCCCATGCTCAATGTCACTTTGGTCGTGTCGATTAAACATTTTAACTATAAAACTAAGGATACGTTGATTAGCTGTGAATTATAAAACCGTGCACAAGCCAAGAAAATGACC comes from the Osmerus eperlanus chromosome 7, fOsmEpe2.1, whole genome shotgun sequence genome and includes:
- the fdps gene encoding farnesyl pyrophosphate synthase, producing MGDSRCNGTHSLGSEQSDPELFEAQFQELVTELTEKDLTDAVLADALNRLREVLIYNAPGGKRNRGLSVIGSLRELVPPFELTHDTVQRALLVGWCIELLQAFFLVADDIMDASVTRRGQPCWYKRDGVGLDAINDSYLLEGAIYRLLRRHCRGQHYYLHLLELFMETSFQTELGQALDLMTAPPGQIDLNRFSMERYKAIVKYKTAFYSFYLPVAAAMYMAGIQSEEEHNNAKHILLEMGEFFQIQDDYLDCYGDPAVTGKIGTDIQDNKCSWLVVTALGVMTSEQRAELESCYGRHDDASVEKVKALYDTLQMPALYRQHEEDSYQRLQKLIALHAQNLPHAVFLNFAKKIYKRNK